A window of Microcystis aeruginosa FD4 contains these coding sequences:
- the vapC gene encoding type II toxin-antitoxin system VapC family toxin produces the protein MLLIDTSVWISVFRSRSGQVRQQLETLIANREILLTRFTQLELLQGSLNEQEWTILSTYLEVQDYVELTPSSWQAAARIYYDLRRQGLTVRSPIDCCIAQAALENDLLLIHNDRDFETIAQVRSLQNLRFRP, from the coding sequence ATGTTGCTGATTGACACATCTGTGTGGATCAGCGTCTTCCGCAGTCGCAGTGGTCAAGTTCGCCAGCAACTGGAAACGTTAATTGCAAATCGTGAGATTTTACTCACCCGCTTTACTCAGCTTGAACTGCTTCAAGGGAGCTTAAACGAGCAAGAGTGGACAATCCTCTCTACTTACCTCGAAGTGCAAGATTATGTTGAACTCACGCCTTCTTCCTGGCAAGCGGCTGCACGTATTTACTATGACCTGCGTCGTCAAGGATTGACTGTTCGCAGCCCGATTGATTGCTGTATTGCTCAAGCGGCACTAGAAAATGATCTGCTTCTGATTCACAACGACCGTGATTTTGAAACCATTGCTCAAGTGCGATCTCTTCAAAATCTCCGTTTTCGGCCTTAG
- the mazG gene encoding nucleoside triphosphate pyrophosphohydrolase: MSSLPETDNPSYKAILEALNHLITVVARLRDPESGCPWDLAQTPETLIPYVIEEAYEVVAAIKSGDKTAIAEELGDLLLQVVLQAQIASDKGNFSLEEVARGITDKLIRRHPHVFADLSLENPEQVRQNWEKIKAEEKNDPTISGKLTRYAQTLPPLIGAMKISRQAARVGFEWENIAGVWEKFGEELAEWQESLESGDKEHQQAELGDLLFTIVNLARWYDLDPSIALQETNLRFIQRFSLVESVAEKPLHDYTLEELTVFWQQAKAKLHQPSSGQ; encoded by the coding sequence ATGTCTAGCCTTCCAGAAACCGACAATCCCAGCTACAAGGCCATCTTAGAGGCATTAAACCATTTAATCACCGTTGTTGCCCGTTTAAGAGACCCAGAAAGCGGCTGTCCTTGGGATTTAGCCCAAACCCCGGAAACCCTGATTCCCTACGTTATCGAGGAAGCTTATGAGGTGGTAGCGGCGATTAAAAGCGGTGATAAAACTGCCATTGCTGAGGAATTAGGCGATTTACTGCTACAGGTGGTTTTACAAGCCCAAATTGCCAGTGATAAGGGTAATTTTAGCCTAGAAGAAGTGGCTAGAGGCATCACTGATAAATTAATCCGTCGTCATCCCCACGTTTTCGCAGATCTATCCCTAGAAAATCCCGAACAGGTGCGTCAAAATTGGGAGAAAATCAAAGCTGAGGAAAAAAATGACCCGACTATTAGCGGCAAATTAACCCGTTATGCCCAAACTTTACCACCCTTGATCGGGGCGATGAAAATTTCTCGGCAAGCGGCGCGGGTCGGTTTTGAGTGGGAAAATATCGCAGGAGTCTGGGAAAAATTTGGCGAAGAGTTGGCAGAATGGCAAGAGTCCCTAGAATCGGGCGATAAAGAGCATCAACAGGCAGAATTAGGCGATTTACTCTTTACTATTGTCAATCTTGCTCGCTGGTATGATTTAGACCCCAGTATCGCTTTACAAGAGACTAATCTGCGTTTTATTCAACGTTTTTCCCTAGTGGAATCTGTGGCGGAAAAGCCTCTCCATGACTATACACTAGAGGAATTAACAGTTTTCTGGCAGCAAGCGAAAGCTAAGTTACATCAACCATCATCTGGGCAATAA
- a CDS encoding salt stress protein, Slr1339 family — translation MGEIEDLLAQMKAEYQKRDQEKPIPSPSSGQEKDRSPSEFKVNYAGDSSTDAVLKALALENQERQQQEAAEKEKSVALKQQRKREALTRKAKQWLDKLDAKSEEGRWFEEFSYSYDSPLEAAITYLEALGEVDISN, via the coding sequence ATGGGAGAAATAGAAGATTTACTGGCACAAATGAAGGCAGAATACCAGAAACGGGATCAGGAAAAACCGATACCGTCACCTTCTTCTGGCCAAGAAAAAGATCGTTCCCCGTCCGAATTTAAGGTTAATTATGCCGGCGATTCTTCTACCGATGCGGTTTTAAAAGCTTTAGCCTTAGAAAACCAAGAAAGGCAACAACAAGAGGCAGCGGAAAAAGAAAAATCGGTGGCATTAAAACAGCAGCGCAAGCGAGAAGCTTTAACTAGAAAGGCGAAGCAATGGTTAGATAAATTGGATGCCAAATCGGAGGAAGGACGCTGGTTTGAGGAGTTTTCCTATAGCTACGATTCTCCGTTAGAAGCTGCGATTACCTATCTAGAAGCTTTGGGAGAAGTGGACATTTCTAACTGA
- a CDS encoding chlororespiratory reduction protein 7 has translation MPDSIMYQGDYFLVLEADQPEQFQTPDQLRDKLKDLITAKPEICPRQLAKFSSFEEKALYLRDNYCELDLGGEGYLQWYVVRLEK, from the coding sequence ATGCCCGATTCTATTATGTATCAAGGGGACTATTTTCTTGTCCTTGAGGCCGATCAACCTGAACAATTCCAGACTCCCGACCAGTTGCGGGATAAGTTAAAAGATTTAATCACTGCAAAACCGGAGATTTGTCCCCGACAATTGGCAAAATTCTCTAGTTTTGAGGAAAAAGCTCTCTATCTGCGCGATAATTACTGCGAGTTAGACTTGGGTGGGGAGGGTTATCTACAATGGTATGTGGTCCGTTTGGAAAAATAA
- a CDS encoding phosphomannose isomerase type II C-terminal cupin domain produces MIASQDVAPFQLISSIESAATEFRPWGSFTTLEEGPGYKIKRIEVNPGHRLSLQMHYHRSEHWIVVSGTAKVTCGDNEEILGANQSTYVPQCTAHRLENPGVIKLVLIEVQNGEYLGEDDIVRFQDDYARHQS; encoded by the coding sequence ATGATCGCATCCCAAGATGTGGCACCATTTCAGCTTATTTCGAGCATAGAATCGGCAGCAACAGAATTTAGGCCCTGGGGTTCTTTCACCACCCTAGAAGAGGGTCCTGGTTATAAAATCAAGCGAATTGAAGTGAATCCGGGTCATCGTCTCAGTTTACAGATGCACTACCATCGCAGTGAACACTGGATTGTCGTTTCGGGGACTGCAAAAGTCACCTGTGGAGATAACGAGGAAATTCTCGGAGCCAATCAGTCCACTTATGTGCCGCAGTGTACCGCTCACCGTCTGGAAAACCCCGGGGTGATCAAATTGGTGTTAATTGAAGTGCAAAATGGGGAATATTTAGGAGAGGATGATATAGTGCGTTTTCAGGATGATTATGCTCGCCATCAGAGCTAA
- a CDS encoding type II toxin-antitoxin system VapB family antitoxin, whose product MQITLNLDESLLKEAFQLTNLTTQEELMNLALQEFVRSRRKKNLLDLAGQIQFAPDFDYKALRETGHVAD is encoded by the coding sequence ATGCAAATTACCCTCAACCTTGATGAATCGCTTCTCAAGGAAGCCTTTCAACTGACTAACCTCACCACCCAAGAGGAACTAATGAATCTTGCTCTACAAGAATTCGTAAGATCCCGCCGTAAGAAAAACCTTCTCGACCTTGCGGGACAAATTCAATTTGCTCCAGATTTTGATTATAAAGCCCTACGTGAAACCGGTCATGTTGCTGATTGA
- a CDS encoding universal stress protein → MYQKILIAVDLSEMGDSVFKEAVSLASKYEANLLLLHVLSPEEDYSPLPIPPNLADIYPAQGNDLTLDFWRQQWEEFEQKGVAMLQKRANQAGEMGVKGEYRQIYGHAAKTICKVAREENIDLIVIGRRGRSGLGELFLGSVSNYVLHHAPCSVLIVQHHQD, encoded by the coding sequence ATGTATCAAAAAATCTTGATAGCAGTAGATTTATCAGAGATGGGAGACAGTGTTTTTAAGGAGGCTGTATCCTTAGCTAGTAAGTACGAAGCTAACCTTCTACTACTGCACGTCCTTTCCCCTGAAGAAGATTATAGCCCTTTACCGATTCCACCCAATTTAGCCGATATTTACCCCGCCCAGGGTAATGATCTCACTCTCGATTTTTGGCGGCAACAATGGGAAGAATTCGAGCAGAAAGGGGTGGCCATGTTGCAAAAAAGAGCTAATCAGGCGGGAGAAATGGGTGTAAAGGGAGAATACCGGCAAATTTACGGTCATGCCGCTAAAACTATCTGTAAAGTGGCGCGAGAGGAAAATATTGATTTAATTGTTATCGGCCGGCGTGGGCGATCGGGTCTAGGAGAGTTATTCTTAGGTAGTGTGAGTAATTATGTTCTCCATCATGCCCCCTGTTCTGTGTTAATTGTTCAACATCATCAGGACTAA
- a CDS encoding BrnT family toxin, with amino-acid sequence MDESFEWDEDKNRLNQQKHDVSFELAQYAFFDPNRVIVQDLAHSQEENRFYCMGQVNEGIITVRFTYREGKVRIFGAGYWRRGRKLYEQQNNLY; translated from the coding sequence ATGGATGAAAGCTTTGAATGGGATGAAGATAAAAATCGTTTAAACCAACAGAAACACGATGTTTCCTTTGAATTAGCCCAATACGCATTTTTTGACCCCAACAGAGTTATCGTACAAGATCTGGCTCACAGTCAAGAAGAAAATCGATTTTACTGTATGGGGCAAGTTAATGAAGGAATTATCACAGTACGCTTTACTTACCGGGAAGGAAAAGTTAGAATTTTTGGAGCTGGTTATTGGCGAAGAGGACGTAAACTATATGAACAGCAAAATAACTTATACTGA
- a CDS encoding protein adenylyltransferase SelO encodes MTDHLTNPFLSLPYESVMQDLGDHYYDQVAAADFPRHILRFRNDALLPLVGIQPELTLDEHFIEAFGKFQSLTPFLSLRYHGYQFGEYNPFLGDGRGFLYGQVRGIDGKLYDFGTKGSGRTPYSRHADGRLTLKGGVREVLAGEALRSLGVNTSRCLSLVETGENLWRGDEPSPTRSSVMIRVSNSHIRFGTFERLFHIKRSDLIKRLLDHVIIYYYPEINPQDSDRYLQFYAALIERTAKLAAQWMAAGFCHGVLNTDNMSITGESFDYGPYAFIPSYNPQFTAAYFDYGGRYSYGNQPFICRLNLELLQSPLAMVVSLLELDMALANYDQHYNFYYQTMMLKKLGFEDIFTPESALLVSKTVEVLQETGLGYHDFFYQLSEQFNYGWRENSSLILENLDLPKADWQRWRELYSLVLNQLPPDSLSQIGDTLTHYNPKTALLRPLIESVWEAITYEDDWQPFQELVIKLQNKQ; translated from the coding sequence ATGACAGACCATCTCACCAATCCCTTTCTCAGTCTCCCTTACGAAAGCGTCATGCAGGACTTGGGAGACCACTACTATGATCAAGTCGCAGCCGCAGATTTTCCCCGTCATATCCTTCGTTTTCGCAATGATGCTTTATTACCTTTGGTGGGAATTCAGCCAGAATTAACCTTAGACGAGCATTTTATCGAGGCTTTTGGTAAATTTCAATCCCTGACCCCTTTTTTGTCCCTGCGTTACCACGGTTATCAATTTGGCGAGTATAATCCTTTTTTAGGGGATGGTCGCGGTTTTCTCTACGGTCAAGTTAGGGGTATTGATGGCAAATTATACGATTTTGGTACGAAAGGATCGGGACGGACTCCCTATTCCCGTCATGCGGACGGTAGGTTAACTCTCAAGGGTGGAGTTAGAGAAGTCTTAGCTGGGGAAGCTTTACGCAGTTTAGGGGTGAATACCTCTCGCTGTCTGAGTTTGGTGGAAACGGGGGAAAATCTCTGGCGCGGTGATGAACCTTCCCCAACGCGATCTTCGGTGATGATTCGAGTTAGTAATTCTCATATTCGTTTCGGGACTTTTGAGCGTTTATTTCATATTAAACGTAGTGATTTAATTAAAAGACTCCTCGATCATGTGATTATTTATTATTATCCTGAAATCAATCCCCAAGATAGCGATCGCTATTTACAATTTTACGCCGCTTTGATTGAAAGAACCGCTAAATTAGCGGCCCAATGGATGGCCGCAGGTTTTTGTCATGGAGTTCTCAATACCGATAATATGTCAATTACTGGGGAAAGTTTCGATTATGGTCCCTACGCTTTTATTCCTTCCTATAACCCCCAATTTACGGCGGCCTATTTCGACTACGGTGGCCGTTATAGTTATGGCAATCAGCCTTTTATCTGTCGTTTAAATCTAGAGTTACTGCAATCTCCCCTGGCCATGGTTGTCTCCTTGTTAGAGTTAGATATGGCTTTGGCTAACTATGACCAGCATTACAATTTTTATTATCAAACAATGATGCTCAAAAAGTTAGGTTTTGAGGATATTTTTACTCCCGAATCTGCTTTACTGGTCAGCAAAACTGTGGAGGTTCTCCAAGAAACTGGCCTCGGTTATCACGACTTTTTCTATCAATTAAGTGAACAATTTAATTACGGTTGGCGAGAAAATAGTTCTCTAATTCTTGAAAATCTGGATTTACCAAAAGCTGATTGGCAACGTTGGCGAGAATTATATAGTTTGGTCTTAAATCAATTACCCCCAGATTCCTTGTCTCAAATTGGCGATACCTTAACGCATTATAATCCTAAAACCGCTTTACTTAGACCTCTCATCGAATCGGTTTGGGAAGCAATTACCTATGAAGATGATTGGCAACCTTTCCAAGAATTAGTGATAAAATTACAAAATAAACAGTAA
- the gatC gene encoding Asp-tRNA(Asn)/Glu-tRNA(Gln) amidotransferase subunit GatC, protein MIDRATVEKIAHLARLEINSSEEEQFAGQLSGILDYFEQLTELDTENVPPTMRAIEIQNITRADSNRLYPDHEVLVQESPAPEGDYFRVPRILNTDED, encoded by the coding sequence ATGATCGATCGAGCTACAGTTGAAAAAATCGCCCATTTAGCCCGTTTAGAGATTAATAGCAGCGAAGAAGAACAATTTGCGGGGCAATTAAGCGGAATCCTTGATTATTTCGAGCAGTTAACGGAATTAGATACGGAAAATGTGCCACCCACCATGCGAGCGATCGAAATTCAAAATATTACTCGCGCCGATAGTAATAGACTTTATCCCGATCACGAGGTCTTAGTGCAAGAATCGCCGGCCCCGGAAGGGGATTATTTCCGCGTTCCCCGCATTCTCAACACCGACGAAGACTAA
- a CDS encoding photosystem I assembly protein Ycf3: MPRTQRNDNFIDKSFTVMADIILKILPANKKAKEAFVYYRDGMSAQADGEYAEALDNYYEALTLEEDPNDRSYILYNIGIIHASNGEHEKALEYYEEAIQLNPRMPSALNNIAVIYHFQGEKAREDGQQAEAEALYDKAAEYWKQAIRLAPNNYIEAQNWLKITGRSEIDVFF, encoded by the coding sequence ATGCCACGCACTCAACGTAACGATAATTTTATTGATAAATCTTTTACCGTCATGGCGGATATCATTTTAAAGATACTCCCCGCCAATAAAAAAGCCAAGGAAGCCTTTGTTTATTATCGCGATGGGATGTCTGCCCAAGCTGACGGTGAATACGCCGAGGCCCTCGATAATTACTATGAAGCTTTAACATTAGAAGAGGATCCTAACGATCGCAGTTATATCCTCTACAATATTGGCATTATCCACGCTAGTAACGGCGAGCATGAAAAGGCTCTGGAATACTACGAAGAAGCTATCCAACTCAATCCCAGAATGCCCTCCGCCTTGAATAATATCGCCGTTATTTACCATTTTCAAGGGGAAAAAGCCAGAGAAGACGGTCAACAGGCCGAAGCAGAAGCACTCTACGACAAAGCGGCAGAATACTGGAAACAAGCCATCCGATTAGCCCCCAATAACTACATTGAAGCCCAAAACTGGCTGAAAATCACCGGGCGATCGGAAATTGATGTTTTCTTCTAA
- the lepB gene encoding signal peptidase I, whose amino-acid sequence MQEQEINKDKSNSFWASIRENLQIITIALVLALLIRTFVAEPRFIPSDSMLPTLAQGDRLVVEKLSYDFHPPRRGDIVVFEPPAQLQLQGYQKDQAFIKRVIATAGDVIAVKEGKIYLNNQPLSEDYILEPPQYNLMPLLVPENNLFVMGDNRNNSNDSHIWGFLPENNVIGRAVFRFFPFNRLGILGGNR is encoded by the coding sequence ATGCAAGAGCAAGAAATTAATAAGGACAAATCCAATAGTTTTTGGGCTTCTATTCGAGAAAATCTGCAAATTATCACTATAGCTTTAGTTTTAGCCCTACTGATCCGCACTTTTGTGGCTGAACCTCGTTTTATCCCCTCTGATTCTATGTTACCCACTTTAGCACAGGGCGATCGCTTAGTAGTGGAAAAACTTTCCTACGATTTCCATCCTCCTCGACGGGGGGATATCGTCGTCTTTGAACCGCCGGCACAATTACAATTACAGGGATACCAAAAAGACCAAGCTTTTATTAAAAGAGTGATTGCCACCGCAGGGGATGTGATTGCTGTCAAGGAGGGCAAAATTTATCTGAATAATCAACCCTTGTCAGAGGATTATATTCTCGAACCCCCTCAATATAATTTAATGCCTTTGCTCGTGCCGGAAAATAACTTATTTGTCATGGGAGATAATCGCAATAATAGCAATGACTCCCATATCTGGGGGTTTTTACCGGAAAATAACGTGATTGGTAGGGCGGTTTTTCGCTTTTTTCCTTTTAATCGTTTGGGGATTTTAGGGGGGAATCGCTAA